TGTTAACTGATTTTGTATGTGAAAGGGACTTTATAAACATAGCAGAATGTTAACTAAGTAGTTTTTCTTTTGCGTTaacattttaagaacattaaatTGAAacattaaaaggaaaaaaaaaaagtttgtaatgtTCCTTGgacattttaaaaataagttaGAGCATCTTtgcaccagggcggcacggtggtgtagtggttagcgctgtcgcctcacagcaagaaggtccgggttcgagccccgtggccggcgaggacctttctgtgtggagtttgcatgttctccccgtgtccgcgtgggtttcctccgggtgctccggtttcccccacagtccaaagacatgcaggttaggttaactggtgactctaaattgagcgtaggtgtgaatgtgagtgtgaatggttgtctgtgtctatgtgtcagccctgtgatgacctggcgacttgtccagggtgtaccccgcctttcgcccgtagtcagctgggataggctccagctcgcctgcgaccctgtagaacaggataaagcggctacagataataagatgagatgagatctttgcacCACCAAACACAGAATATTCAATTGCAAAGTTAAGAGAATTTTAAAATGAGTAAATTAGCAGAATGTTTTGTAAAATGGTCTTAATTCTGACATCAACTGGTGTTTTGAATGTATTTTGAATAAAACACTTGTGTGCAATAATAAGtcaggggagcagtcaggggtcaggtaccttgctcaagggtacctcagcccaaggccaccccatgttaacctaactgcatgtctttggattgtgggggaaaccagagcacccggaggaaacccacgcagacatggggagaacatgcaaactccgcacagaaaggcccttgccggccgctgggttcaaacccggaaccttcccgctgtgaggcgacagcgctaaccactacaccactgtgtcaccaCACAGGACTGGATGTTTATTGGTGTCTGTAATAAACTCTGTGTGTAACTCATGTCTAACAGTTAGTGCATTAAAAAAATGAGAGAAAATCAAATGCTAACAGTAGGGATGGTTGTCTTTATTTACGAACTGTATACTTATATTCTTACAGTTTCCTGTTCAAGTATTTATTAGTATACTTGTAATAAGCTTGGATGTACAGTCTTCTTATTCTACATGTTGATGAAAAATGGTGCCATTTCTTTCCAATTATTTTGGTTCCTTAGACTGCGGATAGTTCTGACTGCAGTGGTTTGGCCCTTCAGCGTGTACCGGACGAGATCCCAGACACCATCAAAACTCTTGATTTCAGCTTCAACTACCTCCCAATGCTATATAACTCAACTTTCCCAAGACTCAGAAGTCTGGTTTCACTGGATTTAACAAGGTCAGAGGAAACGTTATATGTGCTGCCTGAATCAAAGTTTATAGCACTTAAGTGGAcaaatttaccttttttttttttttattcacacaGGTGCAGCATTAATTTCATATACGAGTACGTCTTTCAACATCAGGTCAACCTCGAGAGTCTCATTTTGGTAGCAAACCCACTGAACTTCATATCAGACAGTGCTTTCTCAGGACTGATTTTCCTAAAACACTTCAGTCTAGCTGGGTCAATGATACGCAGCCTCGTGGACATCCCAATAGCCCATCTTGAATTCTTAGAGACTCTGGATCTTAGAGGAAGTGACATTCACAGCTTGGATGGTCTGGAAAATTTTGAACTGCAACACATGAAGAAGCTCCTTCTAGATATGAATTCGATTGAGAAGATACAAGTGATTGACATGAAGACACTTCAGGGAACAAGCGGGCTGGAGATCAGCTTTAAGGGAAATGATCTCGTTGACGTCGAAGCGAACGCTTTTCAAAACTTGGACGTGGGCAGCTTGGATTTTAGTGGTTGCTTCAACAAAATGAACATTTCTGTACTGCTGAAAGGGTTAGAGGGAGTGAAAACTTACAAGCTTTACTTGGGGGCATACGAGGACAGCCTTCATAGACAATCCAAGCTGACCAATTTTCAGTCTTTCTGTAACATATCAGTGGTTGATGTAAATTTTCAGCTGCAACATTTTCTTGATCTTACAAACACGAGCTTTAGGTGTTTCTCAGAAATTCAGAGGTTAGATTTCACCAGATCACACCTTTCAGCATTTCCATCCAATTTGTCCAACCTGTCCATGCTGTCTCACTTGGTACTGGATGAGAATTCTTTTGATAATGTATGTCACATTAATGCAGCAAGCTTCCCCATGCTGACACATTTGTCCATAAGTGGAAACTTCAAATTTCTTAATTTCCAAGAAAACTGTTTGGAACCTCTGTCCTATCTGGAGGAGCTACAACTTAGCCATAGTAGCTTGATTACTGGACAACTTTGCTGCAACAAACAACTGACTGGTCTCAGAGAACTAAAATCCCTGAATCTCAGCTATAATTTTCCCATGAAGTGGGAGCCATTGCCATTTAACGCCACTCCAAACCTGAAGCATCTTGACTGCACACACACCAAATACGCCCTCAACAGCAGCTCTCCATTTAACAATCTAGAAAACCTTCAAACTCTTAATCTTTCATTCACATCCTTAAACCTTTTGGACTATGCTCATATACTAAAAGGCCTGACCAAGCTACGGGTGCTAAACCTAAAAGGGAACACGATACAGGGTAGCGTTCTTGTAAAAACAAAGAACTTTGATTATGTTCCTCATTTGGAGAGCCTGGTTCTCTCTTCATGTGGCATCACAGAACTCAGTGAAAATGTCTTTAAAGCCCTTGCTAATCTCAAAAATGTAGATCTCAGTGAAAATCAACTACTTAAACTCAGCCTCACTAATTTCTACTCATTAAGCCAGATCCAACTCAACTTTGCCAGCAATAAAATTACAGTCGTGGACGTTAAAACTGTTGAAGACTTGGGGACAAGCAGTAGCATTGATCTGAGCTCCAATCCACTGGTCTGTAACTGTACTAACTATCAGTTTATTACGTGGGTTAAAGAAAATGTTAGCAAAATGAAACACATAGAAAAGACATTTTGTGATGGCACAAACGAGAAGGTTATAGACGTAGACCTGCAGTGCGTCTTTTCAAACCGAGCGCTAGGGATTGGCCTCGGAATCACAATAGTGATCATGATTATAATATTTCTGTTGTATTTTGTGAGGAAAATTCAGGTACGATACAGACCCTACTCAAGACTGTAGAAATAATACTGTAGAtactaaaaaaaaatatatatacagtatatcatgCTTTTTCTACACTGGAGGAAAAAAGACACAAGCAAAATTTATAACGCAAATTTATATTATTGTGAAAAAAGAAATGCATCAAAATGGCTAATTCTAACTCCGTAATCAAGCTtgctagtctcatctcatctcattatctctagccgctttatccttctacagggtcgcaggcaagctggagcctatcccagctgactacgggcgaaaggcggggtacaccctggacaagtcgccaggtcatcacagggctgacacatagacacagacaaccattcacactcacattcacacctacggtcaatttagagtcaccagttaacctaacctgcatgtctttggactgtgggggaaaccggagcacccggaggaaacccacgcggacacggggagaacatgcaaactccacacagaaaggccctcgccggccacagggctcgaacccaggaccttcttgctgtgaggcgacagcgctaaccactacaccaccgtgccgccccaagcttGCTAGTTACATGTTTTAATTAAATGACACTTAGGTTTACAGTAGCTGGCTTGCTAGTATTTGTTTTTAGTTAAATGATACTCACTTACATTTGCTAGCTTGccagtaccttttttttttttagataaacaatgtgtaaacaaattaactagcttgctaaaaataaaataaaaaattagctAGCTTGCTAGTAGCTTTTTTTAATGAAGTAAACAGCGTGCAAACGTACAATAGCTGGCTTGCTAGTACCTGTTTTTAGTTAAATGATGCTCATTTACATTTGCTAGTACCTTTTTTTGAGGTAAACAATGTGTAAACTTAAATTAGCTAGCTTTGCCAACACCAGTTTTTAGTTAAATGATACTCATTTACATTAGCTAGTTTGCGCGTACCTTAAACAATGTGTAAACTTACAATAGCTGGCTTGTTAGTACCTGCTTTTAGTTAAATACTCCTCATTTACATTAACTAGCTTGCTAGTACCttcggttgtttttttttttcttttttaggtAAACAATTATTTAGCTTGTCCGTACCTGTTTTTAGTTCATGGATGCTCACTGGCATTAGCAAGCTTgctaatacctttttttttttaggtaaacaatgtgtaaatttaaattagctagcttgccagtacctttttttttttatgatactCACTGACATTAGCTAGTTTGCTAACACCTGTTTTTAACTGAATGATCCTCATTTACATTTGCTTGCTTGCTAGTACCCTTGTTGGTTTTTGAGGTAAACAATGTGTAAATTTAAATTAGCTAGCTTGCTAGTACCTTTTTTAAAGTAAACAATGTGTAAACTTATAATAGCTGGCTTGTTAATACCTGCTTTTAGTTAAATAATACTCATTTACATTCACTAGCTTACTAGTACCTTTGGGGGTTTTTTGAGGTAAACAATGCGTAAACttaaattagctagcttgccAGTACCTTTTTAGTTAAATGATACTCACGGACATTAGCTAGTTTGCTAACACCGGTTTTAGTTAAATGATACTCATTTACATTTGATAGCTTGCTTAGTTAAATAGTATTCATTTACATTCATTAGCTTGCTCGTacctttggtgttttttttaggTAAACAATTATCTAGCTTGCCCGTACCTGTTTTTAGTTCAGGGATAATCACTGGTAGTAGCTAGCTTgctaataccttttttttttttgaggtaaaCAATGTGTAAACTTAAAAAGCTAGCTtgccagtacttttttttttttttaagttaaatgaTACTGACATTAGCTAGTTTGCTAACACCGGTTTTTAGTTAAACGATACTCATTTACATTAACTAGCTTGCACGTACCTTTTTTAAAGTAAACAATGTGTAAATTTACAATAGCTGGCTTGCTAGTACCTGCTTTTAGTTAAATACTCCTCATTTACATTCACTAGCTTGCTAGTACCttcggttgtttttttttctttttaaggtAAAAAATTATCTAGCTTGTCCGTACCTGTTTTTAGTTCATGGATGCTCACTGGCATTAGCAAGCTTgctaatacctttttttttttttaggtaaacaatgtgtaaatttaaattagctagcttgccagtacctttttttttttttatgatactCACTGACATTAGCTAGTTTGCTAACACCCGTTTTTAACTGAATGATCCTCATTTACATTTGCTTGCTTGCTAGTACCCTTGTTGGTTTTTGAGGTAAACAATGTGTAAATTTAAATTAGCTAGCTTGCTAGTACCTTTTTTAAAGTAAACAATGTGTAAACTTATAATAGCTGGCTTGTTAATACCTGCTTTTAGTTAAATAATACTCATTTACATTCACTAGCTTACTAGTACCTTTGGGGGTTTTTTGAGGTAAACAATGCGTAAACttaaattagctagcttgccAGTACCTTTTTAGTTAAATGATACTCATGGACATTAGCTAGTTTACTAACACCTGTTTTAGTTAAATGATACTCATTTACATTTGATAGCTTGCTTAGTTAAATAGTATTCATTTACATTCATTAGCTTGCTCGTacctttggtgttttttttttaataggtaaACAATTATATAGCTTGTCCGTACCTGTTTTTAGTTCAGGGATAATCACTGGCAGTAGCTAGCTTgctaatacctttttttttttttttttgaggtaaaCTTAAGTTAGCTAGCTtgtcaatactttttttttttaaagttaaatgATACTCACTGACATTAGCTAGTTTGCTAACACCAGTTTTTAGTTAAACGATACTCATTTACATTAGCTAGTTTGCACGTACCTTTTTTAAAAGTAAACAATGTGTAAACTTACAATAGCTGGCTTGTTAGTACCTGCTTTTAGTTAAATAATACTCATTTACATTCACTAGCTTGCTAGTAccttcggtttttttttttttctttttaaggtAAACAATTATCTAGCTTGTCCGTACCTGTTTTTAGTTCATGGATGCTCACTGGCATTAGCAAGCTTgctaatacctttttttttttttgaggtaaacaatgtgtaaatgtaaattagctagcttgccagtacctttttttttttaatgatactcACCGACATTAGCTAGTTTGCTAACACCCGTTTTTAACTGAATGATCATTTACATTTGCTTGCTTGCTAGTACCCTTGTTGGTTTTTGAGGTAAACAATGTGTAAACttaaattagctagcttgccAGTACCTTTTTTAAAGTAAACAATGTGTAAACTTACAATAGCTGGCTTGTTAGTACCTGCTTTTAGTTAAATAATACTCATTTACATTCACTAGCTTACTAGtacctttgggttttttttgaggtaaacaatgtgtaaacttaaattagctagcttgccAGTACCTTTTTAGTTAAATGATACTCACGGACATTAGCTAGTTTGCTAACACCTGTTTTAGTTAAATGATACTCATTTACATTTGATAGCTTGCTTAGTTAAATAGTATTCATTTACATTCATTAGCTTGCTCGTacctttggtgttttttttaataggtAAACAATTATCTAGCTTGTCCGTACCTGTTTTTAGTTCAGGGATAATCACTGGCAGTAGCTAGCTTgctaatacctttttttttttttttgaggtaaaCAATGTGTAAACTTAAGTTAGCTAGCttgtcagtacttttttttttttaaagttaaatgATACTCACTGACATTAGCTAGTTTGCTAACACCAGTTTTTAGTTAAACGATACTCATTTACATTAGCTAGTTTGCACGTACCTTTTTTAAAAGTAAACAATGTGTAAACTTACAATAGCTGGCTTGCTAGTACCTGCTTTTAGTTAAATAATACTCATTTACATTCACTAGCTTGCTAGTACCttcggttgttgtttttttttctttttaaggtAAAAAATtatctagctttttttttttaggtaaacaatgtgtaaacttaaattagctagcttgccAGTACCTTTTTAGTTAAATGATACTCACGGACATTAGCTAGTTTGCTAAGACCTGTTTTAGTTAAATGATACTCATTTACATTTGATAGCTTGCTTAGTTAAATAGTATTCATTTACATTCATTAGCTTGCTCGTacctttggtgttttttttaataggtAAACAATTATCTAGCTTGTCCGTACCTGTTTTTAGTTCATGGATGCTCACTGGCATTAGCAAGCTTgctaataccttttttttttttaggtaaacAATGTATAAATTTAAATTAGTTAGCTTGccagtaccttttttttttttttttaaatgatactcACTGACATTAGCTAGTTTGCTAACACCTGTTTTTAACTGAATGATCCTCATTTACATTTGCTTGCTTGCTAGTACCCTTGTTGGTTTTTGAGGTAAACAATGTGTAAACTTAAATTAGCTAGCTTGCTAGTACCTTTTTTAAAGTAAACAATGTGTAAACTTACAATAGCTGGCTTGTTAGTACCTGCTTTTAGTTAAATAATACTCATTTACATTCACTAGCTTACTAGtacctttgggttttttttgaggtaaacaatgtgtaaacttaaattagctagcttgccAGTACCTTTTTAGTTAAATGATACTCACGGACATTAGCTAGTTTGCTAACACCTGTTTTAGTTAAATGATACTCATTTACATTTGATAGCTTGCTTAGTTAAATAGTATTCATTTACATTCATTAGCTTGCTCGTAcctttggtggtttttttttttaataggtaaacaattatctactgtaGCTTGCCCGTACCTGTTTTTAGTTCAGGGATAATCACTGGCAGTAGCTAGCTTgctaataccttttttttttttaaggtaaacaatgtgtaaacttaaattagctagcttggcaatacttttttttttaaagtattgccAAGCTAGCTAATTTTAAGTTTACACATTGTTTACCTAAAAAAAGGTGCAAGCAAGCAAATGTAAATGAgtatcatttaattaaaaacaggtGTTAGCAAACTAGCTAATGTCAGTGAGCAtcatttaacttaaaaaaaaaagttaaatgataCTCACTGACATTAGCTAGTTTGCTAACACCAGTTTTAGTTAAATGATACTCATTTACATTTGATAGCTTGCTAGTaccttttggtgtttttttttttttaggtaaacAATTATCTAGCTTGTCCGTACCTGTTTTTAGTTTAGGGATAATCACTGGCATTAGCAAGCTTGCTAATActtttttgttattgttttgaGGTAAACAATGTGTAAACTTAAATTTAGCTAGCTtgccagtactttttttttttttaaatgatactcACTGACATTAGCTAGTTTGCGAACAcctgtttttaattaaattatattCATTTACATTTGCTTGCTAGTACCCTTTTTTAGGTAAACAATGTGTAAACttaaattagctagcttgccAATGCCTGTTTTTAGTTAAATGATACTCACTTATATTAGCTAGCTTAATAAGTTTTAATGAAATGATTTTTAGGTGTATATTCTCTAGTTTGTTAGCTTGCTATTTTTAGTGAAGTGAGTTTAGACTTATATTAGCTAGCTTCTTAGCAAACTTGGCTAGCTACTAAAGGCAAATAGCGAATATTGAAGAGGTAACATAAGCTAAGCTAGCATTTTTAGATAACTATCCAGCTCCcctccccgtgtgtgtgtggtgcatattttaaaggaattaaaaaaaaaaaattaaaacttaaaCATGCTGATTGTAGAATTATTTAAACCCCATACACAAATACACAGCAGATATTTTACTATTACTTTGGTGTGGAAACAGCTCCACTCTGCTTCAGGACACATTACACCCCGtccttgatctttattttaatttaccaaaacaaaatattatttgctTTAATGCATTTATCACCATAATAACATGTTAGTATACCGTGTAGAACCGGTTTGGGTTTCTACATGTAAGAAACTCCAGTGGCTCTAATAAGGAAAGCACAGATCTGCCCAATACATGGATTGTGTTTATAATCATGAATTAAATTTGTCATGTGATCAAACTTGGCTGACTTTTATTCTTGCTTGGCCATCTTGTCTTGCATCATAGATGTatagaaattaaaaaataaaataaaatctctcCTCCCCCCATTTCCCCCCCAAGTGATTATAAATGAAGAAAATCCTGTAGGGATACCAGGAAAGAGCTGGTACATATTCAAGTTATGCATGTTTTTAAATAAGCATATTATTCAACCAGAAATGAGCGGTAACGATGGTTTATGTTGTATATCAAGGGAGACGGAAGCGTTATGTCATGCCTTTATTTTCAGAATTATACAATTTTTAGAAGTATAAATATTTGTATAGAATACAACATCTATGACATCCATAGAGATTCCATTAGGTGAAATACAAAAACTCAAAACCACGTTTTTTATTGCACAGATTCTAAAGACGGACGACGATGAAGACGATGAAGCAGGGCCGTTTACACAAACACTAGCTTCACAGAACAGGTGACAGAAAAGA
Above is a window of Neoarius graeffei isolate fNeoGra1 chromosome 28, fNeoGra1.pri, whole genome shotgun sequence DNA encoding:
- the cd180 gene encoding LOW QUALITY PROTEIN: CD180 antigen (The sequence of the model RefSeq protein was modified relative to this genomic sequence to represent the inferred CDS: substituted 1 base at 1 genomic stop codon), with translation MQVAVVITCXSTMERMLCICIGIYCMVCVETIPWIKTQCINTADSSDCSGLALQRVPDEIPDTIKTLDFSFNYLPMLYNSTFPRLRSLVSLDLTRCSINFIYEYVFQHQVNLESLILVANPLNFISDSAFSGLIFLKHFSLAGSMIRSLVDIPIAHLEFLETLDLRGSDIHSLDGLENFELQHMKKLLLDMNSIEKIQVIDMKTLQGTSGLEISFKGNDLVDVEANAFQNLDVGSLDFSGCFNKMNISVLLKGLEGVKTYKLYLGAYEDSLHRQSKLTNFQSFCNISVVDVNFQLQHFLDLTNTSFRCFSEIQRLDFTRSHLSAFPSNLSNLSMLSHLVLDENSFDNVCHINAASFPMLTHLSISGNFKFLNFQENCLEPLSYLEELQLSHSSLITGQLCCNKQLTGLRELKSLNLSYNFPMKWEPLPFNATPNLKHLDCTHTKYALNSSSPFNNLENLQTLNLSFTSLNLLDYAHILKGLTKLRVLNLKGNTIQGSVLVKTKNFDYVPHLESLVLSSCGITELSENVFKALANLKNVDLSENQLLKLSLTNFYSLSQIQLNFASNKITVVDVKTVEDLGTSSSIDLSSNPLVCNCTNYQFITWVKENVSKMKHIEKTFCDGTNEKVIDVDLQCVFSNRALGIGLGITIVIMIIIFLLYFVRKIQVRYRPYSRL